Proteins encoded by one window of Planctomycetota bacterium:
- the recA gene encoding recombinase RecA yields the protein MPRSSSSSKVAASELTADRSNREAALARAVQQIERQFGKGSVMKLDGETKITDGIPTGSLSLDLALGGYGIPRGRVLEVYGPESSGKTTLALHTVASVQKSGGVAAFIDAEHALDPTWAKRIGVDVNDLLVSQPDTGEQAMEICELLVRSNAVDVIVVDSVAALIPRAEIEGEMGDAHVGLQARLMSQALRKLTGAINRSKTTVIFINQIREKIGVMFGSPETTPGGRALKFYASVRIDVRRTGSIKDGDTAVGNRTRTRIVKNKVAPPFREAEFDIMFDRGISYEGDLLDLAVDSNVVQKSGAWFNYGETRLGQGRENVKNFLHENPDLTQEIREKVLVAKGIGEVTEEEYDEDPVDEDELVEA from the coding sequence ATGCCACGTTCGTCTTCCTCCTCGAAGGTCGCCGCGTCCGAGTTAACCGCCGACCGTTCCAACCGTGAAGCCGCCCTCGCACGGGCCGTCCAGCAGATCGAGCGCCAGTTCGGCAAAGGCTCGGTCATGAAGCTCGACGGCGAAACGAAAATCACCGACGGCATCCCGACCGGTTCGCTTTCTCTCGACCTCGCTCTCGGCGGCTATGGCATCCCGCGCGGCCGGGTCCTCGAGGTCTACGGCCCGGAGTCCTCCGGCAAGACCACGCTCGCGCTACACACCGTCGCATCGGTCCAGAAGTCCGGCGGCGTTGCCGCCTTCATCGACGCCGAGCACGCGCTCGACCCGACTTGGGCCAAGCGGATCGGCGTTGACGTCAACGACCTGCTCGTCTCCCAACCCGATACCGGCGAGCAGGCCATGGAAATCTGCGAGCTGTTGGTCCGCTCCAACGCCGTCGACGTGATCGTCGTCGACTCGGTGGCGGCGTTGATCCCGCGGGCCGAGATCGAAGGTGAAATGGGCGACGCCCACGTCGGCCTGCAGGCCCGGCTCATGAGCCAAGCCCTGCGCAAGCTCACCGGGGCGATCAACCGCTCCAAGACCACCGTCATCTTCATCAACCAGATCCGCGAGAAGATCGGCGTGATGTTCGGCAGCCCCGAGACGACCCCCGGCGGCCGGGCGCTCAAGTTCTACGCCTCGGTCCGCATCGACGTCCGCCGCACCGGCAGCATCAAGGACGGCGATACCGCCGTCGGCAACCGGACCCGTACTCGCATTGTCAAGAACAAGGTCGCGCCGCCGTTCCGCGAGGCCGAGTTCGACATCATGTTCGATCGCGGCATCAGCTACGAGGGCGACCTGCTCGACCTCGCCGTCGACTCGAACGTGGTGCAAAAGAGCGGGGCGTGGTTCAACTACGGCGAGACCCGCCTCGGCCAGGGCCGCGAGAACGTCAAGAACTTCCTTCACGAGAACCCCGACCTGACCCAGGAGATCCGCGAGAAAGTCCTCGTGGCCAAGGGCATCGGCGAAGTCACCGAAGAAGAATACGACGAAGACCCCGTTGACGAGGACGAACTCGTCGAGGCGTAG
- a CDS encoding MFS transporter, translated as MTAEPAPAETTPADERIPLHTKVAAGAGEGAINIGVNIPPNFSFLVYNLGLAVSPTLLGVALFIPRIWDAVIDPVMGSVSDNSTSKWGRRKPFMLIGALLSIAGIFAICYVPGGIDNQSWSNTEWGPVLNFGFATLDLNVPLRDWAYAGILTFVCIIFYTCLTVFAVPYGALTMELTSDYEERTRVMSFRTLFTYLTGFFLAWLYPIVKASEDTRTGAIVVGSILAVLLAVIMFAPTFFVPERTKRREAGGGLEDVRKQPKVGIWKSIVTTIKQPILLMIVAAYTIGFLGVIMVLKLGLYVAIFHVYGGGEQGETDGAYMQGWAQTFAIIMGLITVLIINRLATKVEKKWLLIGALMSSFIGGLLSWWLYSPDFGTFKQIIPLFGDFGNESWYFWLPDRINFWFHPLAISFALIWPGLAGLLIMSNSMIADVCDLDELKTGQRREGSYWAVFNWIQKMAIGVALLFSGAILDLVGYVSEAGVKTQTLDVINNMRWAYMLVVCGGVGLAAVIVLFIPLNKQRMENVRVELEAKRAANDV; from the coding sequence ATGACCGCAGAACCCGCGCCCGCCGAAACGACCCCGGCCGACGAACGCATCCCGCTCCACACCAAGGTCGCCGCCGGTGCCGGCGAGGGCGCGATCAACATCGGCGTCAACATTCCGCCGAACTTCAGCTTTCTAGTTTACAACCTCGGACTCGCGGTGAGTCCGACGTTGCTCGGCGTGGCCTTGTTCATTCCCCGTATCTGGGACGCGGTGATCGACCCGGTGATGGGCAGCGTCAGCGATAACTCCACGAGCAAGTGGGGACGCCGCAAGCCGTTCATGCTCATCGGGGCATTGCTGAGCATCGCTGGTATTTTTGCCATCTGCTATGTGCCCGGCGGGATCGACAATCAGTCGTGGTCAAACACCGAGTGGGGACCGGTCTTGAACTTCGGCTTCGCAACGCTCGACTTGAACGTTCCTCTCCGCGATTGGGCGTATGCAGGAATACTCACGTTCGTCTGCATCATCTTCTACACCTGCCTCACGGTTTTCGCGGTGCCCTACGGGGCGCTGACGATGGAACTCACGTCCGACTACGAAGAGCGAACGCGGGTCATGAGCTTCCGAACGCTCTTTACCTACTTGACTGGTTTCTTCTTGGCGTGGCTTTACCCGATCGTCAAAGCAAGTGAAGACACGCGGACCGGGGCGATCGTGGTGGGCTCGATTCTCGCGGTGCTGCTCGCCGTGATCATGTTCGCGCCGACGTTCTTCGTGCCTGAACGAACCAAACGCCGCGAGGCGGGCGGCGGGCTCGAAGACGTTCGCAAGCAGCCCAAGGTTGGCATCTGGAAGAGCATCGTCACGACGATCAAGCAGCCGATTCTGCTCATGATCGTCGCCGCGTACACGATCGGCTTCCTCGGCGTGATCATGGTGCTCAAACTCGGGCTGTACGTCGCCATCTTCCACGTCTACGGCGGCGGCGAGCAAGGCGAAACCGACGGGGCCTACATGCAGGGCTGGGCACAGACGTTTGCCATCATCATGGGTTTAATCACCGTCCTCATCATCAACCGGCTCGCAACCAAGGTCGAGAAAAAATGGCTGCTCATCGGCGCTCTCATGAGCAGCTTCATCGGCGGGCTACTCTCGTGGTGGCTCTACTCGCCGGACTTCGGCACGTTCAAGCAGATCATTCCGCTCTTTGGCGACTTCGGTAACGAGAGTTGGTACTTCTGGCTGCCGGACCGGATCAACTTCTGGTTCCATCCGCTGGCGATCAGCTTCGCGCTGATCTGGCCGGGGCTGGCTGGTTTGCTGATCATGTCCAACTCGATGATCGCGGACGTGTGCGACCTTGACGAGTTGAAGACCGGACAACGCCGCGAAGGGTCGTACTGGGCGGTGTTCAACTGGATTCAGAAGATGGCCATCGGCGTCGCCCTGCTCTTCTCAGGCGCGATTCTCGACTTGGTCGGTTATGTCAGCGAGGCCGGGGTTAAGACCCAGACGCTGGACGTGATCAACAATATGCGCTGGGCGTACATGCTCGTCGTCTGCGGTGGCGTTGGGCTTGCGGCGGTGATCGTGTTGTTCATCCCGCTCAACAAGCAGCGAATGGAAAACGTCCGAGTCGAGCTCGAGGCGAAACGTGCTGCCAACGACGTGTAA
- a CDS encoding metallophosphoesterase gives MSALKRILHSPDWKRSHRLRFGVWQTFNRLGLTGLHSLPHHPAWVDVERLDMPIPDLPETLVGRRLVQISDLHHSPVVGKSYLHQQIDRVNRLRPWRVVVTGDLVTGGYRFDRRVAGLLKRIDAPTVCTFGNHDYSLRGKRNEAAGSRRARSLRAALERAGMTVLQNESLDADGLMLVGLDDLWTGRLDADVAFDGVAGPCVCLNHDPRNARELLEHPWQWMLAGHTHGRPLRKSIRPFTAGHYPLAEGKDLYVNRGLSYGMRSKDWCKPEITVFRLVAA, from the coding sequence ATGAGTGCCCTCAAGCGCATCCTTCACAGCCCCGACTGGAAACGATCGCACCGGCTCCGGTTCGGCGTCTGGCAGACGTTCAATCGCCTCGGGCTGACCGGCCTGCACAGCCTGCCGCACCACCCGGCGTGGGTCGATGTGGAGCGGCTCGACATGCCGATCCCGGATCTGCCCGAAACGTTGGTCGGCCGGCGGCTCGTGCAGATTTCCGACCTGCACCACAGTCCGGTCGTCGGCAAGTCTTACTTGCACCAACAGATCGACCGGGTGAACCGACTCCGCCCGTGGCGTGTCGTGGTGACCGGCGACCTGGTGACCGGTGGCTATCGGTTCGACCGCCGCGTGGCCGGACTGCTCAAACGCATCGACGCACCGACGGTCTGCACGTTCGGCAACCACGACTACTCGCTTCGCGGCAAACGCAACGAAGCGGCCGGCTCACGCCGGGCTCGTTCGCTCCGTGCGGCACTCGAACGTGCGGGTATGACCGTCCTTCAGAATGAATCGCTCGACGCGGACGGGTTGATGCTCGTCGGGCTCGATGATCTGTGGACCGGCCGACTCGATGCGGACGTGGCGTTCGACGGCGTGGCGGGGCCGTGCGTTTGCCTGAACCATGATCCGCGTAACGCGCGTGAACTTCTCGAACATCCCTGGCAGTGGATGCTCGCCGGCCACACCCATGGCCGACCGCTACGCAAGTCCATTCGCCCGTTCACCGCCGGCCACTACCCGCTTGCCGAGGGCAAAGACCTCTACGTCAACCGCGGCCTGTCGTACGGTATGCGCAGCAAAGACTGGTGCAAACCTGAGATCACCGTGTTTCGCTTGGTCGCGGCATGA
- a CDS encoding membrane dipeptidase yields the protein MTMRLFDAHLDLAWNATQRGRDVTTHASDQPYVDNETATVGLPDLCDGGVGGVCATLFADPDHDTPVHAQAIEQLVWYANCPGLHVVRGPEDLDRTDVLPAVLLMEGADPIRGVEDVAWWFGRGLRMVGLAWSATRYAGGTGHPGPLTDAGHALVAEFDRLGILHDASHLAEQSLDDLLDATDGPICASHSNCRAIVGDDPRGRQLPDRQIRAILERGGIIGTVFFDRFLLPEAEHGKRRATLADVVAHISRVCDLAGNTTQAGIGTDMDGGRGREHIPKEIATSADLPKLADALTDAGFCDRAIAGIMGENWRSWFKRHLR from the coding sequence ATGACCATGCGACTCTTCGACGCACATCTCGATTTGGCCTGGAACGCAACCCAACGCGGAAGGGACGTGACCACGCACGCCTCCGACCAGCCGTACGTCGACAACGAGACCGCCACCGTCGGATTACCGGACCTGTGCGACGGCGGTGTCGGCGGCGTCTGTGCCACGCTCTTTGCCGACCCGGACCATGACACGCCGGTCCATGCCCAGGCGATCGAGCAACTGGTCTGGTACGCCAACTGCCCGGGGTTGCACGTCGTCCGCGGGCCGGAAGACCTGGACCGAACCGACGTCCTGCCGGCGGTGCTGCTGATGGAAGGTGCCGACCCGATCCGCGGCGTCGAGGATGTCGCGTGGTGGTTCGGGCGGGGCTTGCGAATGGTTGGGCTTGCCTGGTCCGCGACGCGCTACGCCGGCGGCACCGGACACCCCGGCCCACTCACCGATGCCGGCCACGCGCTCGTCGCCGAGTTCGATCGCCTGGGAATACTCCACGACGCGTCCCACCTTGCCGAGCAATCCCTTGACGACCTTCTCGACGCGACCGACGGGCCGATCTGTGCTTCGCACTCGAACTGCCGGGCGATCGTCGGCGACGATCCACGTGGCCGGCAACTCCCCGATCGACAGATTCGCGCCATCCTCGAACGCGGCGGCATCATCGGCACCGTGTTCTTCGACCGCTTCCTACTCCCCGAAGCCGAGCACGGTAAACGCCGCGCGACGCTTGCCGATGTCGTCGCGCACATCAGCAGGGTCTGCGATCTCGCGGGTAACACGACGCAAGCGGGCATCGGCACCGACATGGACGGCGGCCGCGGCCGCGAACACATCCCCAAGGAAATCGCCACCAGCGCCGACCTGCCTAAACTCGCCGACGCCCTCACCGACGCCGGCTTTTGCGACCGAGCGATCGCCGGCATCATGGGCGAGAACTGGCGAAGCTGGTTCAAGCGGCACCTGCGATGA
- the sdhA gene encoding succinate dehydrogenase flavoprotein subunit, with translation MSAQEKEVIVVGGGLAGLACAVKLAELDVKVKLFSMVPVKRSHSVCAQGGINATNDIARQQGYSEWIHFDETVLGGDFLADQPPILEMANMAPKIIDLLDRMGVPFNRTKEGQRSLRLFGGSMFKRTFYAGATTGQQLLYALDEQTRRYESEDKVEKFEFWEFLWPIMHEGSCVGIVAQDMRTMEIRSFRGDAVVMATGGNGLIFGKSTMSVICTGGAASRCMQAGATYANPEMMQVHPSAIPGEDKCRLMSESARGEGGRVWVPRKKKDTRHPLDIPAADRWYFLEEKYPKYGNLVPRDIATREIFQTCIDGYGVGGENMVYLDLTDQVAKIGADAVEKKLGGILEIYRKFVGVDPIEEPMKIFPAIHYSMGGLWTQFTKDEKTGGLATGAPNNMMTNIPGLYAMGEVNVQYHGANRLGANSLLSCIFDGLFGGLGVKNYCYDVAETPAADVPDSVYADAVTQEKDRMDWLVNADGTENPYHLWQEMGKSMTDNCTVVRYNDRLDKTIEEAESWKDRYRRIKLSDTGMWTNQNLSFTRAVKDMIVLAEAILKGARQRDESRGAHYKPEFPERLDDQFLKTTIANYQAPADTKDFGSVDVAWGEVDVSLIKPRPRNYGKVDAKAEVEEKKEPATV, from the coding sequence ATGAGCGCCCAGGAAAAAGAAGTGATCGTCGTCGGCGGTGGTTTGGCGGGACTTGCGTGCGCCGTCAAGCTCGCCGAACTCGACGTCAAGGTGAAGCTTTTTTCGATGGTGCCGGTCAAACGCAGCCACAGCGTTTGTGCCCAAGGCGGCATCAACGCGACCAACGACATCGCACGTCAGCAGGGCTACAGCGAGTGGATTCACTTCGACGAGACGGTGCTCGGCGGCGACTTCCTGGCCGACCAGCCGCCGATCCTCGAGATGGCCAACATGGCCCCGAAGATCATCGACCTGCTCGACCGCATGGGCGTGCCGTTCAACCGCACCAAGGAAGGCCAGCGTTCGCTGCGTCTCTTCGGCGGCTCGATGTTCAAGCGTACCTTCTACGCCGGCGCTACGACCGGGCAACAGTTGCTCTATGCCCTCGACGAACAGACCCGGCGTTACGAATCCGAGGACAAAGTCGAGAAGTTCGAGTTCTGGGAGTTTCTCTGGCCGATTATGCACGAAGGCTCGTGCGTCGGCATCGTCGCACAGGACATGCGGACGATGGAGATCCGCAGCTTCCGCGGCGACGCGGTCGTCATGGCCACCGGCGGCAACGGGCTCATCTTCGGCAAGTCGACGATGTCGGTCATCTGCACCGGCGGGGCCGCCTCGCGCTGCATGCAGGCGGGCGCCACCTACGCCAATCCCGAGATGATGCAGGTCCACCCCTCGGCCATCCCGGGCGAGGACAAGTGCCGGCTCATGTCCGAATCCGCACGCGGCGAGGGCGGCCGGGTCTGGGTTCCGCGAAAGAAGAAGGACACCCGTCACCCGCTGGACATCCCGGCCGCCGACCGCTGGTACTTCCTCGAAGAAAAGTACCCCAAGTACGGCAACCTCGTCCCGCGCGACATCGCCACTCGCGAGATCTTCCAGACCTGCATCGACGGCTACGGCGTCGGCGGCGAGAACATGGTCTACCTCGACCTCACCGACCAGGTCGCCAAGATCGGTGCCGACGCCGTCGAGAAGAAGCTCGGCGGCATCCTCGAGATCTACCGCAAGTTCGTCGGCGTCGACCCCATCGAAGAACCCATGAAGATCTTCCCCGCCATCCACTACTCGATGGGCGGGCTGTGGACGCAGTTCACCAAGGACGAGAAGACCGGCGGCCTCGCGACCGGCGCGCCCAACAACATGATGACCAACATCCCCGGGCTCTACGCCATGGGCGAGGTCAACGTGCAGTACCACGGGGCCAACCGTCTCGGTGCAAACTCGCTGCTCTCGTGCATCTTCGACGGTTTGTTCGGCGGGCTGGGCGTGAAGAACTACTGCTACGACGTCGCCGAGACGCCAGCCGCCGACGTGCCGGACTCGGTGTACGCGGACGCCGTCACGCAGGAGAAGGACCGCATGGACTGGCTCGTCAACGCCGACGGTACGGAGAACCCGTACCACCTGTGGCAGGAGATGGGCAAGAGCATGACCGACAACTGCACGGTCGTGCGCTACAACGACCGGCTCGACAAAACGATCGAAGAGGCCGAGTCCTGGAAGGACCGCTATCGCCGGATCAAGCTCAGCGACACCGGCATGTGGACGAACCAAAACCTTTCGTTCACCCGCGCGGTCAAGGACATGATCGTCCTCGCCGAGGCGATCCTGAAGGGTGCCCGCCAGCGTGACGAGTCGCGCGGCGCCCACTACAAGCCCGAGTTCCCCGAGCGGCTCGACGATCAGTTCCTGAAGACGACGATCGCCAACTACCAGGCCCCGGCGGACACGAAGGACTTCGGCAGCGTCGACGTGGCCTGGGGCGAGGTCGACGTGTCGCTGATCAAGCCGCGGCCACGCAACTACGGCAAGGTCGACGCTAAGGCCGAGGTCGAAGAGAAGAAGGAACCGGCGACGGTGTAA
- a CDS encoding thiol-disulfide oxidoreductase DCC family protein: protein MDANPPILLYDGECGFCDRTVRWVLARDPDGRVKFAALQGEKGGQLLEEHDLPRDYFDSLVLIDDGGVWLKSDGALRLAKHLPRPWRWAWAFRYVPRFLRDLAYDGFAKVRYRVFGKVEACKLPTEQQRLRFLA, encoded by the coding sequence GTGGACGCCAATCCACCCATCCTCCTGTACGACGGCGAGTGCGGCTTCTGCGACCGCACGGTGCGATGGGTGCTCGCTCGCGATCCGGACGGCCGGGTGAAGTTCGCCGCGCTGCAAGGTGAGAAGGGCGGGCAATTGCTGGAGGAGCACGACCTGCCGAGGGATTACTTCGACTCGCTCGTGCTAATCGACGACGGCGGTGTTTGGCTCAAGTCCGACGGAGCGTTGCGGCTCGCCAAGCACCTGCCGCGGCCGTGGCGCTGGGCGTGGGCCTTCCGGTACGTGCCGCGCTTTCTACGGGACCTCGCTTACGACGGCTTCGCCAAGGTTCGCTACCGCGTATTCGGCAAGGTCGAGGCGTGCAAGCTCCCGACCGAGCAGCAGCGGCTACGCTTCCTCGCGTGA
- the tsaE gene encoding tRNA (adenosine(37)-N6)-threonylcarbamoyltransferase complex ATPase subunit type 1 TsaE produces MISRSPEQTHAIAADLAATLRAGDVVALHGDLGAGKTTFTRGLVRALGGDPAQVTSPTYTLLQVYPTPLGDVFHLDAYRAVPDELDELIADAFCTVIEWPERAEITATIDVRIEHVDEGRFVSID; encoded by the coding sequence GTGATCAGCCGCAGCCCCGAACAGACCCACGCCATCGCCGCCGACCTCGCCGCGACCTTGCGGGCCGGCGATGTCGTCGCGCTGCACGGCGACCTCGGGGCCGGCAAGACGACCTTCACCCGCGGCCTCGTCCGCGCGCTCGGCGGTGACCCGGCACAAGTGACCAGCCCGACGTACACGCTGCTGCAGGTCTATCCGACGCCACTCGGCGATGTGTTTCACCTCGACGCGTACCGCGCCGTCCCTGATGAACTCGACGAGTTGATCGCCGACGCGTTCTGCACGGTGATCGAATGGCCCGAGCGGGCGGAGATCACCGCGACGATCGACGTGCGCATCGAGCATGTCGACGAAGGGCGATTCGTCAGCATTGACTGA